The DNA region TATTCATCAACAAAATCTAAACAAGCATTTATCAACAGATCTATTGGGATGGGCTGTGGCTCGGGCTTTTGAATCGTTTGCTGCGAAGAGAGCTTGGGCTCTCAAAATGGGCCTGCAATTTATGGGCTTTTCATCTCAATTCAGtttaatgtgaaattaatgaaagtatgttttaaaattatttgatgatttttattaagtttttttCACAAAACTTCTCGCTTTTAGTTCCTGAATGGTTTGTCAAATGATaattaatgttattttaatttcatatcaCTAAAGATAGTTCACTGTCCCGACTAATAAATATGCAATTCTAATTACGAGGAGACTGGAAATTAAATCGTTTAATGTGAGTTGTATCATAAAAGATTAGAAAGGAGTTGATTAGAAAGTACTCCTTTCTATCATAATCGAGTCACTTTTCGTTTTGGGATGCCCAATCTGAAATGAGTAATTTCCAGTTATAgcaaaaaaatttttttaatacatttCTCTCTTCATGTCTCTACCTTAGTcactctcatactttactctctcttcatttaactctttaaatatcattttttttaaatcatgtGTCCAAAAAAATGTCTCGCTTATAATAGGACGGAAGGAGTGCTTATAataggacggaaggagtatgatATGGAGTATTTGGTTTAAGACCATTAAACAGGCAGTAATAAAAGAGAAATCACTACATCTTAGCCACATCCACGTGGAACTTTCTAATTATGAGAATACTAAAATTAATTGTATACATAAGAGATTAGGAAGTATGACATATCTGAtctaatagtaatagtaatagtaatagtaatagacACACAGTGCTAAAAGAGAAGTAACAACAACTTATTATCATCTATCTTAAGAGAAATTGTAGCTTTTCTTGCAGGTATGGTGGGTGGAGTTGAACGAGGAGGGAAAAAAGGAAGAGCTGGAAAAGATTGAAATAAACCATGACGCAGGTTAATAAGGCGGCAAATCTGGTGTACGAAATTCTTGATGAAGACATACTCCCACTGCAGGTGCCCATCCCTCCACCCCAACTGTCTTCATCCCTTCACCCCATTAGTACTGTTGTTTCTTCCTCAATCTTAAAAACagaaactcttttcttttttcgtaTGTTTCTTactttcaattttagaaaatcaactctacaatccactcaTTCTAATTCTATACCATCTTTTCTCTTCCTATCTCTtaattttcccatttttttctctttctcttgctTAGTTCACCAATTTTGCTTAAACACATGTCGTTttaaaagttcatatttttaagaaacagagggagtataagtgATCACTGCGCCGATAGTGGGAGTGGAGGGATCAGTGTCGACAGTGACAATATGTCTTCGTCGAGAATTTTGTAGATCAGGTTTTATGTCGCGGTTATTTCAATCTTATCTAGctctttgtttttttctttcctCCGTCGTTGAACTCCGGCCACATAACATAGTTAGAAAGGGTACAATTATCAATAGGATTTTTTCCCAATCTCCATTTGTTTGGATGCGGATAAGTTATAGCGACTTAAAGCTCTATATATCTAAATGGTcttaagagcattagcaatgggccGCCCTAAAGCGCGCCACGTctgcagttttatcctcctacctccccacctgcagtggggcgcccaaaggcgcgccacatcatcattttattgttttatttaattaatttaattgttttcaaataacaagtaacgagtaaataaaaaacggtctaaataacaaacggcgaagttttaataaaaaaaaactacatcattgaactaataataaaaaaaactaagtcggaccaattcccaacttccgacgcagccgagtaacgcccggagatattcggcttcgtcggggtcggtacacttcttgagggtcttgtgcgtctgcaacatcgtccttgccatcgacgctgttgctaacgactcaaacgcggtggccgtctgggtcgggagctctaccgggaccggagcttgggttgcagcggtcgacgatgaggtcgcggtcgccttccccttggccttcgcagccttgacgccgggaggacgccggaaggacaccggtgtgccggaactcccttcatccacgtacgtccggttgaggtcaaccgggtggttgccgctgccgctgctcgtgcaatcaccagcttcagtggtcttcgtcctcttcggcgcaccagtgagcagaattccaccttggaacttctgcttgtccctcaagagcgcccagatggcctcgtgcttgaagtcgctgtacatcgaccggtacgacaacagcgctttagcccgcacgtcgctcgcgctctcgccgctcccctgtgaccgcgtgaacttctcgaactccgccgcgtacaatttcacttgcttcttgacttgatcacagtgcttgcggagttgctcacgcttgcgcttgtacgcggtcggcggcttcaccgaattgtagaggtccgcgatgcgttcccagtacgcgatctgtcgctggttgttcgcgaatatcggatcttccgatatatctacccaacaccgggtcaagttgagagtttcgtcgtcgttgtagttcgtacggctgggggcgtactcatcgcaatcaccgggaggcggcaacttctgcgcccggtgccggttccgcttctttctggctggggcggaagcggtcgcggcggggtcaggatcggccgctgcggttgggcggtgcggagacggctccatgtcagacaacccatacgattccgtactgaaatcgggatcgtaatgggcgttggtgtcgaacgaacgataatcgccgggttctgtacccggccaatgcgcccctgcgctaaacgtaggactattggggcttgaatccatttcgtagtaattatgtaattgtaagttttgaaaatgaaatcgagtgaaatgaaatgttacaaatgaacggtatttataaaaaaatgaaaccgcggttgatcgtccgcgacctccacaatggggcggacgatggcgcggacgatggccatcctccccgaccgaagtatagggcgcgactatcgtccgcgccctatggcgcgcacccgcaatgggtgcggacgatggatggcgcggacgatgcgcgccatcgggcgtgccatcgtcggcccattgcggatgccctaagaTTAAATATGTCatactttctaattttttatggATACAATACAACTCACATGAAGCAATTAATTTTCAGTCTTCTTATAATTAGAAAATAGCACGTGAACGCGGCTAAGTTGTAGCGGCTTCTCTTTTAGCAATGTGTGTGTAATGGTCTTAGACCAAATTTGTCatgtttttttaatcttttatgGATACACTCACATTAAACTATTAATATTCAGTCTTCTCATAATTCAAAAATAGCACGTGTATGCGATTAAGTTGTAGCGGCTTCTCTTTTAGCACTACATGTCTAATGATCTTAGACCAAATATGTCATATTTCCTAATATTTTATGGATATTAACTcacaaaaaattattaaatttcaaTCTTCTCATGATTAGAAAATAGCACTTATGTGCAGGTAAGTTGCAGTGGCTTCTCCTGTAGCAATGCGTATCTAATGATACTAGACCAAATATGTCattcttcattaaaaaaaacttaattttcAGTCTTTctcttatattaaattaatcttGCACTCTAAATTATGGTTTATAAGAAAATTACGCACCATTTATTGttgcttttttaaaaaaaaagtagacaAAACATAGCTAATAGTAGCAGCAATTTATGGTATGCTCGATTTGTAAGAAATGGACATATTTAAAGTCGTTAATTAACTAATCTCATTGTCCTGTTCCCAAATTACTAAATCATGGTTATAGTAAATGATAGTGACAGTAGACAGTGGGCTGGGCAGAGAATATTAAAGCCCATTTTAAAATACTTCAGATTTATGTGATCATATTCTTatcaaatgttttttttctctttgcTTTTTTCCACCATATCCCCCGGCCATATACATTTATAAATTCCACGTTTTAAGTATTTCCCTAactcaataattttttatataatttttccTCATGTGTATGTAACCCGATTTCGAGCTTGCCTGATCAATGACTAAGGTGATAATTTTGGCTACCGCTTGATAATACATATGTCAAGACACGTTATATATTTTAGAAACTAAGAGCATCTACAATGGTTCTGGACAAGCCATAGGCCAGTCATAGGCTAGCTACAACtcctcttgccacatcatcagcacttaAAAACTCCTCcggccacatcatcaggacaagtaACTGGACAatcaataggctagccacaataaacaaaattataaaaaataaataattaccaatcacacaaaatacggaattaaatttacgacacagatacggaaaaattcaataataacatttaaatttaaaaaaagtacattaattaaaaaaattacattaatttaaaaaacccTCTTCCACGCAcgagcccccgcctccgcctcactcgtCGTGGTCGTCGCCGTCGTCGTtgtcgccgtcgtcgccgcccgcgtctgagccccctaactgtgccgcggcggcatccaaatcgacccgcatactctcgagcattgagtgaagaaacctcttctccacgggtCAGTTGCCCCCTTCCAGTCAGCTAAGATCTTATAAATCTGAgtccgcgtttgttgacgcgagaagaaggcgagctcggttgtcgacttgccaacaggggggatgcggactggacctcctgggacccctggcgagaccgttgcgcccgcctttgaccaaccgggcgagtgcggcgagtaaacgagggaggggacgggaactcctgaacatcctcggggaggtcatGGGAACCCCCGCtactgccgctgtaatcaccggtatagttcagtcgctgcttcttcggccagccatcatcgacacctgcccgaaacttctcggagtccatcagcacctcatagcagttccagtaggtgaactccttataaagcccaggcacggggaaggctttcttcgctatcctcctgcagtcctcgtaaGTTTGgtcactggtctgcatgcggagggcgttggtgtacaagcccgaaaatcgggagaccgcagccctgatttggtcccaccccttccggcactcctagggctggcaaatcgacCCAACCTTATCGGgtcccaacccaacccaacttGAAATCATCGTGTTCTTATAGGGTACAACCCaacggattcgtgtcggatttcGTGTCATCCAAAAAAATATCGGTCATCTTTTAATGATAGTAAGTTACTATACAATATAGTTTAATGCTATACGATAACGACCGACATatgatattatataattaaaattttatattacacgataaaataagatattacaaaatttaaataattaatttaaataatttttaaatctaaataataaaattaaagtatattaaaattaaatataaataatatagttaaaataattaaaataattatttttttataaaatttaagtatgcggtaatatttttttaatcataaaaaataattaataatagtattaatcatatttttactaataaaattaaaatataatattttattaattaataaaaataattaaaatttaatatattaatttaattaataaaaataaattttttttcttaacggaTAACCCAACCCGACCCAAATccgacccaacccaacccaacctaAAATTTTTGggttcttattgggtcgacccTATAAGGACCCAAATCCTAAACGTgtgtgttcgtgtcgggttaacttcgtgcggattcgtgtctgATTATCGTGTCGGATcaaaaatttccagccctaggcactcctccccgctgtgtggcctcccctccgggcaaaatgccttgtaggctgctgatattttagcccacaagttgacgatcctctgattgttcgaatcgaggggatcatcgcaaacactcacccacgccttggacagcgcgacgttctccgtatccgtccacttcctccgtgccgaGCTGTCGTCaccagccggctgcgacgactcgccgaccaccctcttgcccttccccttgcccttcttcttctttggcgagccccgaccccgccctactcccccgtttgaacgggagtgtccgcatccccgagatctatcccaactcctctaaggagaaagtatcacacccagtgaactgcgtctccgatagggtcgatgtgtgcgaagaagcagtcaaaaaattaaaactggtacgatagacgttgtcccccccccCAGCGTCCCCTACATCCCCAGCTGCATCCCCGGCTGCCACccaggcatcatctgcatcccgggttgcatccccggtaccccctgcccgcccggcATCGCCGGCCCGCCCTGCATCCCCCGCCATCCAGGCATACTACCCCcggatgccatcccgggcatcatctgcttccaagggtacatgttgtagtacccgacCATCGGACCCATCCACTTCCCatgggtaccgtgggagtttgagacccactcatcactggagtagactcattgttgtgctccatttcgcgttgttgctcttgtacagaaattaagatagagagaaaactcgttaaaacaagtggtgcgaatgaaaataacgtgcaaatcgcgtatatatagtgtttcaaaaattaaattaaaaaaaataagaaatcgTCTGGctgatcgctcgccgatcgggagcctgcaatggcggtcagcgcccgaaaatcggcctgcgctcgccgatttgctgctcgccggctgcaatggttcggcgagcggaccggccagcgccgggaatcggctagccggtccgctcgccgccattgtggacgCTCTAAAACATGGTAGCATAAAATTAGGAATTTATTTACATTCGAGAATTAGGAATTTATTTACATTCGAGAGGACTTAATGTTTATGCAACTGAAGCattgccaaaaataaaaaaatgtttgactctgaaaatttatttttgatcACTTCCTCTCCTTTATTATCTAGAATAGGCATTTTTACAACAAAGATGGGATTGCCCAAATTTTCTTTTGGGGAAAAAAGAATTTACCTTTATTCCATCTTTGCAGATTCCATTGAAGCTTTCTTTTCTTCAAGTTTTCAGTCATGCAAACTCCATTGAAATCTCTCATTTCTCATGTTAAATATGAGACCATTGTTCTGTATTACTAGCACATTTTGACATCTGTTATTATTACGTAACTACTTTCTTCATCTCCATGGAAAGCCCTCAATACTAAAAAAACTCAtgtttattagtactattatttccAAATCGGTGTAAAAGTAACTAAGAGTTTAAATTTTGTATAGTCAAAAAAATTGGACCACTATTTTGATGATGAGAATCAAAATTGATGTTCTTTTTAAGTACCATGCACCTTTATTCCCCAACCTTTTCAATCTTACACTCctactaatttatagtaaaatCTATAAATTCCATTTTATGAAGCCATAAATAAATTCTGGATAGTTCACAGGCAATTCGACTCTGGTAACACTAAAATAGGAACAAAAAAGCAAGTACATGCCCTCTTGAGGTCCATAAAAATTGGGCAATATCCAAATGCAACAGCAAATTCCCTTATCCCTTTAatcaaattttgtcacatttatATATCCCATGGTATTGCAGGAGGCAAACTCACATTGTCACACTCCCCTGTCTATCCTCCATAAATATTCCAATCCCCTCCCCtacaaaaattgaagaaatttaGCTTCAACCATGCCCACTCTCAAACTCTTGCAAATCACAATTTTCCTAGCTTTATTTTCATCTCTAATCCAAGCTGATGAAAATCCACCTAATTTAGAGAACAAGTGTGGGGATTGCCCTTGTGACAATCCTTGTACCCCAAAGCCATCTCCACCGCCAccatctccgccgccgccatcgCCTCCGCCACCGTCTCCACCGCCGAGCAACATATGtccgccgccgcccgccgcGCCGGATGAAGAGATTCCTCCCAAGAGCCCAAACCCTCCGGATGAAGAGACACCTCCCAAGGGCCCAAACCCTCCATCCATATCCATTAATGGGCCGCCGGGAAATGTTTATTCGGTTATTCAGACCTATTCCGGAGGCTGCCGCAGCTTTTTGGTCGGAAATATTCCGTTCTTGATCATCAGCTGTTTGTTGTGGGCGCTAGCTTTTTGAAGATTTGTGTATTTTGGCAAGAAAAGAATACAACATTCATGATTCTTTTCTGCAAATATATGAATCCGAAGGGATGAAGATCAATATTTTCTTTctgattaaattaattaataggtTTGTTTTTGAGTTCATGTTTGATGGAGTACTTTAATTCATTGtcgtaattaataatttaataaccCCTGTTTAGTTTGGTTAATTTCCTGCTTCATGTATACTGTTTTAATGTGATGTAATTCTGATCTTAGTTAATAATTAATGATATTTCGTCAGTGTATTCTAgatgtttattttatttcttgattgtttgctttttttactttaattttgtGCGGTGGTGGAAAGCGTGCCACATTTGTTCAATGATAGTGCTACATTCCATTAAGGCCCGATTTGATATGCgattttgttatattttatgtatttactACATATGATTATATCATATATTTTGAATATcataattaatagtagtagatGATATGATATCATCACTCAATACATGCTCTACAAACTTTGAAGAAATCTTTTGAAAATTTAGTTTCAAGTTTATTACTATAATCCATAAAATTGAGGGTGTAtatatctctctctccaaaaacacaaaaaatgaaaataaagataatatagAAAAGAAGGGTAAGAGTTTGAACATTAATAACGTGGGACGTTTCCACCGACTGATAGACGGATGCCAAATCAAATTTGGCTATTATTTGACAATACAAAATTTTGTCTAAATAGCGACGCGTAGCATACTAGCATGTGACACCCATGTCAACTTCCAAATTATAGGCCAAAACTCATAACTCATAACTATTTACTATTATTAGGgacaaatatttcattttcttgtaaAACTAGTGCCCATAAATAGTTTTCTGTGTTGAAATTTTACAGAGCTCAAGACCCCTTTAAAGTTTGCAATATTTGCCACATCTCTTGGTGTATGGATTGGACAGTATGGTTTCTGTATTTTGCACATTTATATTTATAGGAAATTTTAACTCTAGCTATgcttatatatcaaattaaagtagCAGCTGCATTTGAACACTTTCTTATATAGTTATAGAACGTAAACAAATAATAACCATATTTTAAAATACAACTAAGatcaatatattaaaaataataaataaatattgacaTCTATTTAATTTGGTAATCTAATGGCTTTAATATATGCATGTTAGTACTACTTTATTCATATTATTATAACCTGGatgaatgttttatttattttggaggCGCGTGCAAGTCGTCGCAGTatgaaaaattatactccctccgtcccagataattcgTCTCATTTTGACCGggtatgaattttaagaaatgtaatgaaaagtgagttgaaaaagttagtggaatgtggtcctacttttatatattagttttataataaaatgtgagtagaaatgagttagtggaatatggggtccactaccaaaactagtaaaagtgaaatgtgacaaattatctgggacggagggagtaaagtaCTAACGTGTTCTTTTGTTGAGATGCATATTATACATTTATATAGTTCTATTATAGATTGATATTATTCAAAAACCAATTACTACAAATTAAGCTTTCCCTACAACTTAAAAGGTCATAAATATCAATATAAGCTTTACTAGAgaataatacttcatccgtctcaaCTATGATGATacactttttattttagtttgtcctaacCAAGATTGACACATTTACATTTTTGTTaactttttctctccaattaatatatccaacaactttttttttctctttaattaaattttatattcaactttttttctctctccatttaatacttacatCCACTCTTTTTTCTCTCCTATCAACTATATTAAACAATaattcctaaaatctcgtgacAATTAAGATATATATCATCTTAGCCGAGgcggatggagtaatatatattaatttttgacAATATTATCTAGTAAAACCACCCAAAATTCAGTATCTTAATCCATGTACGGAAAACATATTCAATTGTGATCCTAGTATGAGTACTACTTGGGAtatgtatttttcttaaaaaaaagaaaaagaaaaagaaaaagcatAAGGACGAGAAGCTTCTGAGAGTATATATTTAGTACACTGATGAAGAAGGCCATCTGATGATTGACATGTCAGAAACTATGAGTGGTAGATTAGAGATGAGGATCAACTTGGGTTTCACCAAACCATGGGTCCCATACTGTGTCCACGTGGATAGTCTCTCCTTCCTCCACATAACTTGTGCTTCTAGTTTCCACTTTATtaaaagagtaaaggccaaaattggtcctgaacatatagccattttacgattttggtcctaaacattatcttttggattttttggtcctgcacatatggacatttgatcattttggtcctccgtcaatatttccgttaaaaacaaaccgtcaacattatcttttggattttttggtcctgcacatatggacatttgatcattttggtcctgcacatatggaattttgatcattttggtcctccgtcaacattttcgttaaaaactaacggtcaacggccgatttttgactaaaacaatgggttgggtcgggtcgtgtttgtgtcgggtttgggttatacgttaagaaaaaaataatattttcttaaaatctaagcataatattttcgttaaaatctaagcataatattcttaaaaaattaattaatattttttaattaataaaattaaagtatagtattttttaattttttttcatgaatttgaagaaaatattatgcttagattttattaaaaataattttttaattatttaattttattatatagatttaatattaatatactttaattttattattttgattaaaaaatgattattttaatttggtaattttttattttattgtgtaatatcatgtttaaatcgtataataacatcatgttttagtcgttataatatttttaatcaacaaaaataactaaaaattaaagttttataattttttaattaataaaaaataattatttttttttcttaacgtgtaacccaaacccgacccaaacacgacccgacccaacccattgttttagtcaaaaatcgaccgttgaccgttagtttttaacgaaaatgttgacggaggaccaaaatgatcaaaattccatatgtgcaggaccaaaatgatcaaatatccatatgtgcaggaccaaaaaatccaaaagataatgttgaccgttagtttttaacgaaaatgttgacgggggaccaaaatgatcaaatttccatatgtgcaggaccaaaatgatcaaatgtccatatgtgtaggaccaaaaaatccaaaagataatgtttaggaccaaaatcgtaaaatggctatatgttcaggaccaattttggcctttactcttattAAAACTTTATAATTGTTCAATGCTATTTTATTAAgctaattattgttttattctGCTTCCTGCCTTTCTCTCATTGGTTGTAACTTGTAATATTTTTGTAGCTGCTTAACCATTTGGTGCTTTTACTAAATCCAAACCTGGATGCTATAGCTAGCTAAATTTACACAAACTTCTTTCATATTCGATATGccacttttattttcatttatttaattcgTTTTGTGATGACATTAAATTAGCTCCTAATTAGTCAAAAAAAATTTCTAACACCTTTCTTTCCTTTCCCATGCTTTGAGTTTTGAAACGCCTTTTAGAAAGTAGTGGCACTTTTTTTCCACTCATCCACATGCATTGAAATTAGAAAGT from Salvia splendens isolate huo1 chromosome 9, SspV2, whole genome shotgun sequence includes:
- the LOC121749129 gene encoding sulfated surface glycoprotein 185-like — protein: MPTLKLLQITIFLALFSSLIQADENPPNLENKCGDCPCDNPCTPKPSPPPPSPPPPSPPPPSPPPSNICPPPPAAPDEEIPPKSPNPPDEETPPKGPNPPSISINGPPGNVYSVIQTYSGGCRSFLVGNIPFLIISCLLWALAF